A portion of the Flavobacterium limnophilum genome contains these proteins:
- a CDS encoding UvrD-helicase domain-containing protein, translating to MQRPSFSIYDASAGSGKTYALVKEYLKIILVAHKNDAYRNILAITFTNKAVHEMKSRIVGNLSEFAKDEPSKKAQDLMQDLAKDTELSIIQIKAKSQQIIKHIIHNYAAFDISTIDKFTHKVIRAFAHDLGLPMTFEVTLDTENLLVEAVDAIIAQAGEDETLTKLLIDFTMEKTDDDKSWDISREILETGRLVLNENNRNEITHFQEKTIAEFVEIKDKLAETCSVLEKENTELAASALALIEKNGIDLKSFSGSYFPKHLQSIVDGKFNPKNKTYHESEDIKINKTAKDGALIENIVPELLQILDTVYKNFEKRDFYKAFLKNITPLSLLNTVSNELAKIQEEQNVLSISEFNAIIHREIQNQPAPFIYERLGERYRHFFIDEFQDTSEMQWQNLIPLIDNATSSEIDGEKGTLMIVGDPKQSIYRWRGGKAEQFIELSKEHNPFNNPEKVLEHLDKNYRSYSQIIEFNNEFFQLLANEFEHLDYKDLYQNHSHQKSNAKTGGYVNISFIPKIEESEEEEVLDKTELYLLATLNTIQKVQKQGFELKDIVILTRKRSHGIAVANYLTEQGIPLLSSETLMIQNATEVRFIIYLLKYLKNSSDLEAKAHFLHYVAEHIQDQLPVHDFIAQGMEKKQEVEFEKWLTNFDISLSFQDIRKKSLYESVELIVSKFLLPTSSKGGGAETRKLGYMTGGNYSHLLIEKAQEKRKNPTEAEKVLWSELRSSALGHKFRQQHLIADFIVDFVCLPRKLIIEVDGEYHFTEEQIQLDKERTAVLNGLGYKVIRFTNNEVITNIHSVLDNIQEVLKIQGQLQNSNISVSSPSPSGRVGEGNAYVQYFLDIVLERDVRNQAGISDFLNYWDKNAEKFSIPSPEGKNAVRIMTIHKSKGLEFPVVIMPFADEDYAKSPKSKLWIDTEVDDFGLPKVLVDNSKAVEGFGEAAKSVYVQKSQEELLDNVNVLYVALTRAEEQLYVISNMNLDSKGVARKNNMSTFFVEYLINKGEFEEEKLEYEFGNPAKLSSGSDKTEDVQLIQSVSKVLDPKNIKIAQRESVMWGTHQQEAIEYGNVVHEILSLVKTKSDVDLAITKALEGGLITVNQKDTVRKSIQEIVNHPELSICFEEGNEVLNEQTIIQKEGKTIKPDRMVLTKDKSVFLLDYKTGTHNPKYQLQLENYQKAIELMGYKVVKKSLIYIGVEINVVNL from the coding sequence ATGCAAAGACCCTCATTCTCCATATACGATGCATCGGCAGGTTCGGGAAAAACCTATGCACTTGTCAAAGAATACCTGAAAATCATTCTCGTTGCCCATAAAAATGATGCTTATCGGAACATTCTCGCCATCACGTTTACCAACAAAGCGGTTCACGAAATGAAAAGCAGAATTGTCGGCAATTTATCAGAATTTGCCAAAGACGAACCGAGCAAAAAAGCACAAGATTTAATGCAGGATTTGGCAAAAGATACTGAACTTTCCATCATTCAAATCAAAGCCAAATCACAGCAGATCATCAAGCATATTATTCATAATTATGCTGCTTTTGATATTTCGACCATCGATAAATTCACGCACAAAGTAATTCGAGCATTTGCTCACGATTTGGGTTTGCCAATGACTTTTGAAGTCACATTAGATACCGAAAATTTGCTCGTTGAAGCCGTCGATGCCATCATTGCACAAGCCGGAGAAGACGAAACCTTGACCAAATTGCTCATCGATTTCACGATGGAAAAAACTGACGACGACAAATCTTGGGATATTTCCAGAGAAATATTGGAAACCGGTCGTTTGGTGCTTAATGAAAACAACCGAAATGAAATTACCCATTTTCAAGAAAAAACCATTGCCGAATTTGTCGAGATAAAAGACAAACTCGCCGAAACTTGTAGCGTTTTGGAAAAGGAAAATACGGAATTAGCCGCAAGTGCTTTGGCATTGATTGAAAAAAACGGAATTGATTTGAAATCATTTTCAGGTTCTTATTTTCCAAAACATTTGCAAAGTATTGTGGATGGGAAATTCAACCCGAAAAACAAAACCTACCACGAATCTGAAGATATAAAAATCAATAAAACTGCTAAAGACGGCGCTTTGATTGAAAATATTGTTCCCGAATTGTTGCAAATTCTCGACACTGTTTACAAGAATTTTGAAAAGCGGGATTTCTACAAAGCCTTTCTGAAAAACATCACGCCATTGTCGTTGTTGAATACTGTCAGCAATGAATTGGCCAAAATTCAGGAAGAGCAAAACGTGCTTTCCATTTCGGAATTCAACGCCATTATACATCGTGAAATTCAAAACCAGCCGGCACCTTTTATTTACGAAAGATTGGGCGAGCGTTATCGTCATTTTTTTATTGACGAATTCCAGGATACATCCGAAATGCAATGGCAAAACCTGATTCCGCTGATTGACAACGCCACCTCCAGCGAAATTGACGGCGAAAAAGGAACCTTGATGATTGTTGGCGACCCAAAACAATCTATTTACCGCTGGCGTGGCGGAAAAGCCGAGCAGTTTATCGAATTGAGCAAAGAGCATAATCCGTTCAACAATCCCGAGAAAGTTTTAGAACATTTAGACAAAAATTACCGTTCGTATTCGCAAATAATCGAATTCAATAATGAGTTTTTTCAATTGTTGGCTAATGAATTCGAGCATTTAGATTACAAAGATTTGTACCAAAATCACAGCCATCAAAAAAGCAATGCCAAAACGGGTGGTTACGTCAATATTTCCTTCATTCCAAAAATAGAAGAAAGCGAAGAAGAAGAAGTATTGGACAAAACGGAATTGTATTTATTGGCGACTTTAAACACCATTCAAAAAGTACAAAAACAAGGTTTTGAACTCAAAGATATTGTCATTTTAACCCGAAAACGCAGCCACGGAATTGCCGTTGCCAATTATTTGACCGAGCAAGGAATTCCCCTTTTATCGTCGGAAACACTGATGATTCAAAATGCTACCGAAGTTCGATTCATTATTTATTTATTGAAATATTTAAAAAACAGTTCCGACTTGGAAGCCAAAGCACATTTTCTTCATTATGTAGCTGAACACATTCAGGATCAATTGCCTGTTCACGATTTCATCGCCCAAGGAATGGAGAAAAAGCAGGAAGTTGAATTTGAAAAATGGTTAACAAATTTTGATATTTCGCTTTCTTTTCAAGACATTCGAAAAAAATCGTTGTATGAATCGGTGGAGCTTATTGTTAGTAAATTCCTCCTCCCAACCTCCTCCAAAGGAGGAGGAGCCGAAACCCGAAAGTTAGGGTATATGACAGGTGGTAATTATTCACATTTGTTGATAGAAAAAGCTCAGGAAAAGAGAAAGAATCCAACCGAGGCAGAAAAGGTTTTGTGGTCAGAGTTGAGGTCATCGGCTTTGGGTCACAAATTTAGACAACAGCATTTGATAGCTGATTTCATTGTTGACTTTGTTTGTTTGCCGAGAAAATTAATAATTGAAGTCGATGGAGAATATCATTTTACCGAGGAACAAATTCAATTGGACAAAGAACGAACAGCTGTTTTAAATGGATTAGGGTATAAGGTAATTCGATTTACAAATAACGAAGTTATAACAAATATTCATAGTGTTTTAGATAACATACAAGAAGTATTAAAAATACAAGGACAACTTCAAAACTCCAATATATCTGTTTCGTCTCCCTCCCCTTCGGGGAGGGTCGGGGAGGGGAATGCGTACGTACAATATTTTCTCGACATTGTTTTGGAACGCGATGTTCGCAACCAAGCTGGAATTTCAGACTTCTTGAATTATTGGGACAAAAATGCCGAGAAATTCAGCATTCCATCGCCCGAAGGTAAAAATGCGGTTCGGATTATGACCATTCACAAATCGAAAGGATTGGAATTTCCAGTCGTGATTATGCCTTTTGCCGATGAAGATTACGCTAAAAGTCCAAAAAGCAAATTATGGATAGACACCGAGGTGGACGATTTTGGTTTGCCAAAAGTTTTGGTAGACAACAGCAAGGCCGTTGAAGGTTTTGGAGAAGCGGCAAAATCCGTTTATGTCCAGAAATCACAGGAGGAATTATTGGACAATGTCAATGTTTTGTATGTGGCTTTAACTCGTGCCGAAGAACAATTGTACGTGATTTCGAATATGAATTTAGATTCTAAAGGTGTTGCGAGAAAGAATAACATGTCCACTTTTTTCGTTGAATATTTGATTAACAAAGGTGAATTTGAGGAAGAAAAATTAGAATACGAATTTGGAAATCCTGCCAAATTATCATCTGGAAGCGACAAAACGGAAGATGTACAATTAATTCAGTCGGTTAGTAAAGTTCTTGATCCCAAAAATATTAAAATTGCCCAACGAGAATCGGTAATGTGGGGGACGCATCAGCAAGAAGCAATCGAATATGGAAATGTAGTTCACGAGATATTGTCTTTAGTAAAAACCAAGAGCGATGTTGATTTGGCTATTACAAAAGCTTTAGAGGGTGGATTAATTACGGTTAATCAAAAAGACACAGTTCGTAAAAGTATTCAAGAAATTGTCAATCATCCGGAACTTTCGATTTGTTTCGAAGAAGGAAACGAAGTTTTGAATGAGCAAACCATTATTCAAAAAGAAGGTAAAACCATCAAGCCGGACCGAATGGTTTTGACCAAAGACAAAAGCGTTTTCTTGTTGGATTACAAAACAGGAACTCATAATCCTAAATACCAATTGCAATTAGAAAATTACCAAAAAGCCATTGAATTAATGGGGTATAAAGTGGTGAAAAAATCGCTTATATATATAGGTGTAGAAATCAATGTGGTAAATTTGTAA
- the kbl gene encoding glycine C-acetyltransferase — protein MYGKIQQYLQSELQMIEDNGIFKKERIITSPQGPEITVNGETVLNFCANNYLGLSSHPEVIQAAKDTMDTHGFGMSSVRFICGTQDIHKTLEKKISEFYGTEDTILYAAAFDANGGVFEPLLNENDAIISDILNHASIIDGVRLCKAARYRYENSDMEDLEQQLIKANQAGARFKLIVTDGVFSMDGVVAPLDKICDLADKYDALVMVDECHAAGFIGATGKGTLEAKGVMGRVDIITGTLGKALGGAMGGYTTAKKEIIELLRQRSRPYLFSNSLAPAIVGASIKVFELLEKDTTLRDKLEWNANYFKAGIKKAGFDIIDGDSAIVPVMLYDAKLAQTMANELLEKGIYVIGFFFPVVPKNKARIRVQLSASHSQENLDKAIEAFIQVGTNLNVI, from the coding sequence ATGTACGGAAAAATACAACAGTACTTGCAATCTGAACTTCAAATGATTGAAGACAACGGAATTTTTAAAAAAGAAAGAATCATCACCTCACCACAAGGACCAGAAATTACTGTTAATGGGGAAACGGTTTTGAATTTTTGTGCCAATAATTATCTTGGGCTTTCTTCGCATCCAGAAGTAATTCAGGCGGCTAAAGACACGATGGACACACACGGTTTCGGAATGTCATCAGTTCGGTTTATTTGCGGAACACAGGATATTCATAAAACCTTGGAAAAAAAGATTTCTGAATTCTACGGAACCGAAGACACGATTCTTTACGCGGCGGCTTTTGATGCCAATGGCGGAGTTTTCGAGCCTTTATTGAACGAAAACGATGCCATAATATCAGACATTTTGAATCATGCATCTATTATTGATGGCGTTCGATTATGTAAAGCAGCCCGTTACCGCTATGAAAACAGCGATATGGAAGATTTGGAACAACAATTAATAAAAGCTAATCAAGCAGGAGCTCGTTTTAAATTAATTGTAACTGACGGAGTGTTCTCAATGGATGGTGTTGTTGCTCCTTTGGACAAGATTTGTGATTTGGCTGATAAATACGATGCTTTGGTAATGGTGGACGAATGTCACGCAGCGGGATTTATAGGAGCAACAGGGAAAGGGACACTCGAGGCCAAAGGGGTAATGGGAAGGGTTGACATAATTACCGGAACTTTAGGAAAAGCACTTGGAGGTGCAATGGGAGGTTATACGACGGCCAAAAAAGAAATTATTGAATTGTTGCGTCAACGTTCAAGGCCTTATTTGTTTTCTAATTCATTGGCACCGGCAATCGTTGGGGCTTCCATCAAGGTTTTTGAATTATTGGAAAAAGACACGACACTTAGAGATAAATTGGAATGGAATGCCAATTATTTCAAAGCTGGAATTAAAAAAGCGGGATTTGACATAATAGATGGCGATTCTGCAATTGTTCCCGTAATGCTTTATGATGCAAAGTTGGCACAAACTATGGCAAATGAATTACTTGAAAAAGGAATTTATGTAATTGGTTTCTTTTTTCCGGTGGTTCCAAAAAACAAAGCGAGAATTAGAGTGCAATTGTCGGCTTCTCACTCACAAGAGAATCTGGATAAAGCTATTGAAGCTTTTATTCAAGTTGGAACGAATCTAAATGTGATATAA